Genomic window (Armatimonadota bacterium):
GGCGATGCATTCCAGATGGTCCCCTCGCTTCGGTTCAATGTGACCGGAATCTCGCATCCTCTTTCCACCTATCGGGCTTTGCGGTCGATCAATCCTTCGCCTTACATGTTCCTACTTCGGTTCGAGGATTTTGAACTGATCGGGGCATCGCCAGAGATTCTGGTTTCGCTTCACGATGGAAAGGCAAGGGTTCGGCCGATTGCCGGGACTCGCTGGCGCGGACAGACAGAAGAAGAAGATCTGACCCTAGCACGCGATCTTCTAGCCGACGAGAAAGAGCGTGCGGAGCATATTATGCTCATCGATCTGGGACGAAATGACCTTGGGCGGGTGTGTAAATACGGCTCGGTGAAGGTGAATGACCTAATGGTCATCGAGAAGTACAGCCATGTCATGCACATTGTTTCGGATGTGACTGGCGATCTCGCTTTGGATAAAGATGGGTACGACCTGATTCGGGCGGCGTTTCCGGCAGGAACGGTTTCGGGCGCGCCAAAGGTTCGCGCGATGCAAGTGATCGATGAATTGGAGCCGACCCGGCGAGGAGCGTACGCGGGGTCGGTTGGAGTGATTGGCTTCGACGGGAATGTCGATTTGTGTATCGCCCTTCGGACCATCTACAAGAAAGGCGAGGTTGGTTACGTTCAAGCGGGCTGCGGCGTCGTGTTCGACAGCGACCCTTCGTATGAGTACACCGAGGCTTGCAACAAGGCTCGGGCCTGCTTGAACGCTTTGAAGCAAGCAAACGCTGGGCTTTGAGGTTGTGTCTTCAGTCGGTTTGAACCGACTGAAGACTAGTTGCTCTTGACTTACAGGCTGTACAGCTTTCGATACTTCGCGCCGAGGCCGTCCAAGTAGTACTTGGGGTTCATGTCCTCGCCAGTAGCAGCTTTGATGAGGTCCTTCGGTATGTACTTTCGTCCCTGGCTGTAGATGTTCTTCTGGAGCCAGGCGAGAATCGGCTCAAATTCGCCCTTTGCGATCAGCTCGAACGGCAGCGGAACTTCCTTTTCGAGTGCGTTCCAGATTTGGTAGCTCAGGATGTTGCCCATCGAATAAGTCGGGAAGTAGCCGATGGAACCCATTGACCAGTGGACATCTTGCAGACATCCTTGGGCGTTGTTTGGCGGGCGAATTCCGAGATACTCCTCATACTTCGCGTTCCAAGCTTCGGGAAGGTCCTTGATCTCCAGGGAGCCTTCGAGAACCGCACATTCGATCTCGAATCTCACGAGAACGTGGAGGTTGTAAGTCAACTCGTCAGCTTCCACTCGAATGAGTGACGGCTCGACCTTGTTGATCATTCGCATAAAGTCGCCGAGTTGAATGTCAGCGATCTGCGGGAATGACTCCGTGAGGTTCGGAAGGAAGTGTGACCAGAAGGCTTCGCTACGTCCAACGATGTTTTCCCAAGTGCGACTCTGACTTTCATGAAGCCCAAGTGAGACCCCTCCGGCGAGCGAAGTGAGATCCCACGCGGCAGGAGAGCCTTGCTCGTACATCCCGTGTCCTGCTTCGTGAAGCGAGCCGAAGATTGCCGAACCGAGGTATGGCTTGTAGCGGGTTGTGAGGCGAATATCGCCGACGGACCATCCGGTGCAGAACGGGTGCGGAGCGGTGTCCTGGCGTCCGCGGTTGAAGTCAAATCCAATTTTGGAAACGATCAATTCGGTGAACTGAGATTGCTTCTGTTTGTCCCACTCACCGTATAGACGAGAGTCATCAACCGGGCCTGTGGCCTGAATCGCTTTCACTAGTTCAACTTGAGGCCCTTTTATGGCCTCGAACATCTTCTTCCAATCGGCAGCAGTTGCACCTTCCTCGTACTGGTCGGTGACGGCGTCGTAGATGTGATCGGTGAACCCGAGATGGTGGGCTTCTTCCTTCACGATCTCGAACATTTGCTCTAGAGTCGGAGCAAAGCTCTCGAAATCATCTTGGGTTCGAGCACGGACCCACTCCTCGTGCGCGATCGCGGAGAGCTTAGTCTTGCGAGCGACCAGTTCAGAAGGGAGCTTGGTGGCGAGATCGAGGTCTCGCCCGATCACCCGTAGAAGCGCAAGGTCGTCTTCGCTTGACGCTTCCGCCTTCGCACCTTCGAGGGCTTTGCGAGTCTCGTCAGCGATAAAAATCTCGTGGTGCATCTTAGAAAGGCACTCCAAATGATTGGCTCGCGCCTCGGCTCCCCCTCGGGGCATATAGGTCTGTTGGTCCCAGTCCATTATCGCCATCGCCGCTCCGAGCGCGTTCACATCGCCCATTCGATCCTTCAAAATCTCAAGTGAAGATTTCATAATTCTTAGTCTACCAACCGAACTAATCAATAAAATCATCATCAAACAATCAAGTTGGGCGCAACGCATCCGACGATTAGAAAGTAAAAAGGCACATATGGAGCGAAATCGAATGCACAGAATTCCTCACAAGGATCCGGTGAGCGGCGGCGAGCTGTACATCAGTGAGCTGACCAGCGAGGAAACGGGAATCACGATCCGAGGGAACTTCGAAATTCCGCGTTACGCAAAGCTCGATACCGAGATGCTGGACTTTCTTGAAGTCTTCTTGCGATGCCGAGGAATGCTAAACGGCGTGGAGCGTGAGCTGGGAATCAGTTACCCAACCGCCCGAGCGAGGCTCGATACTCTCCTCGGTGCCCTGAACTTAAGCCCTATTGAGGCTCGAGAGCGCAGCGACAAGAACGCTGACAAGCGTAAGAAGATTTTGGAACAGCTTGAAAAAGGCGAAATCACCGCCGACGAAGCGAAAAAGAAACTGGGGGTTTTGAGTTGAAAGAGGAGATTAAACGCATTAACAAATTGGTCGCCGAGGGCAAGTTATCGCCTGAGGACGCCGCCGACCTGATCGACGCTTTCTACACGTCGGCATCCCAGGATGGAGAAGTTCCTCCTCCGCCGCCCCGTGAGGCATACGAGAGTGCTGGAGCGACAGAATACGCCACCGACTCACGGCCTCGCGATCCGTTCAAAAATATCATCGATTCGATTGAGAAGCTTGGCAAGGAAGTGACCGAGAAGATTGACTGGAACGAAGTATCAGAAGGAGCGCGGTCCTCGGCGAAGAAGGGCCTTGATGCTCTCAAGGCTGGACTGAAAGATGTCAGCAAGGGTCGATTTGATGTTGGGTGGCTCTTCAGCACTGCGACTCGCGAGCTTCGACTTCCCTTCTCGATTTCCGACGGACAGAGCCTCTCGGTGGAGAACGGTTGCGGTGATGTTTCGATCGTTGCCGATTCGGTTGAGTCCTATGTTGTCGCTAAAGCTAAAGTTCGAGGAGCGACGATTGAAGATGCAAAGGCAAAAGCTGATGTATACACTCTGGTGGTAGAGGGCTCGGATCACGGAGTCGTGATTCGACAGCCTCAAGTGAGTGGACTAGAGGTTGATCTAGAGATTCATGTCGCAGCAACGCCGGCGATTGACGTCAAATCGGACACCGGTGACGTCATTGTTCGAGACACCAAAAATGCTTGCCGCATCAAGAGCACGGACGGAACCGTGGA
Coding sequences:
- the trpE gene encoding anthranilate synthase component I; the protein is MLTPELPDYLRLAKRGKAIPVYQDILADVETPVSAYWKISHDQVHSFLLESVTGGEQVGRYSILGVRPRKIIRSKNGDLRVTDSDGTTVSALESGEDPLHVLKRELASVDPLPLPGMKHFLGGAVGMMGYDIVRYFEVLPDTCVDDLGAEDLAMMICQLVVVFDHVKHIIRVLYVADGSESDYEVAQAEIGWVIDRLRAPLPELPSDTKAEPVVTHNQTQQEFEDKVTRMKEYIAAGDAFQMVPSLRFNVTGISHPLSTYRALRSINPSPYMFLLRFEDFELIGASPEILVSLHDGKARVRPIAGTRWRGQTEEEDLTLARDLLADEKERAEHIMLIDLGRNDLGRVCKYGSVKVNDLMVIEKYSHVMHIVSDVTGDLALDKDGYDLIRAAFPAGTVSGAPKVRAMQVIDELEPTRRGAYAGSVGVIGFDGNVDLCIALRTIYKKGEVGYVQAGCGVVFDSDPSYEYTEACNKARACLNALKQANAGL
- a CDS encoding carboxypeptidase M32 — translated: MKSSLEILKDRMGDVNALGAAMAIMDWDQQTYMPRGGAEARANHLECLSKMHHEIFIADETRKALEGAKAEASSEDDLALLRVIGRDLDLATKLPSELVARKTKLSAIAHEEWVRARTQDDFESFAPTLEQMFEIVKEEAHHLGFTDHIYDAVTDQYEEGATAADWKKMFEAIKGPQVELVKAIQATGPVDDSRLYGEWDKQKQSQFTELIVSKIGFDFNRGRQDTAPHPFCTGWSVGDIRLTTRYKPYLGSAIFGSLHEAGHGMYEQGSPAAWDLTSLAGGVSLGLHESQSRTWENIVGRSEAFWSHFLPNLTESFPQIADIQLGDFMRMINKVEPSLIRVEADELTYNLHVLVRFEIECAVLEGSLEIKDLPEAWNAKYEEYLGIRPPNNAQGCLQDVHWSMGSIGYFPTYSMGNILSYQIWNALEKEVPLPFELIAKGEFEPILAWLQKNIYSQGRKYIPKDLIKAATGEDMNPKYYLDGLGAKYRKLYSL
- a CDS encoding DUF2089 domain-containing protein, producing the protein MERNRMHRIPHKDPVSGGELYISELTSEETGITIRGNFEIPRYAKLDTEMLDFLEVFLRCRGMLNGVERELGISYPTARARLDTLLGALNLSPIEARERSDKNADKRKKILEQLEKGEITADEAKKKLGVLS
- a CDS encoding DUF4097 family beta strand repeat-containing protein → MKEEIKRINKLVAEGKLSPEDAADLIDAFYTSASQDGEVPPPPPREAYESAGATEYATDSRPRDPFKNIIDSIEKLGKEVTEKIDWNEVSEGARSSAKKGLDALKAGLKDVSKGRFDVGWLFSTATRELRLPFSISDGQSLSVENGCGDVSIVADSVESYVVAKAKVRGATIEDAKAKADVYTLVVEGSDHGVVIRQPQVSGLEVDLEIHVAATPAIDVKSDTGDVIVRDTKNACRIKSTDGTVDVRGVNGVVEIIVSAGNVSVENGVSPNLYVENKSGDVSVRECDANMNLRCSSGNIAILSSKGKTIAAEAVSGNVTVDLIEPVNGTVNVRTVSGNAHVQVADGSDARVALTTLRGVTSTDIELTDRAQNDQRVTGRLGDGTGTIDVSAVTGNVELQLRRV